The following proteins are encoded in a genomic region of Brachypodium distachyon strain Bd21 chromosome 1, Brachypodium_distachyon_v3.0, whole genome shotgun sequence:
- the LOC112269830 gene encoding proline-rich receptor-like protein kinase PERK2 has protein sequence MEMEPPKQLTVALFLALALLAAALQPSEAIRAQGVLNPAADDQQASSTNADVAHPLTWPGFPNIPGFPPLPPLPPHPGCPPLPPIPGLPVPPIPGLPIPAVNPPPQSPPPPTPVAIPPPSTPLTPPPVSIPPPPTTPLTPPPAVSTPPPSSPSPSQPKECLPSLMGLNPCMGYLTNTSVSSPPTACCDGFKSLVDTAPICLCHGLNGDINTLMPAPMDSMRMMSLPGDCNVPLPLQALAQCSSPNVPPLRAPAPAAPPSPKSSP, from the exons atggagatggagccacCCAAGCAGCTCACCGTGGCTTTGTTCCTCGCCTTGGCCCTCCTCGCGGCCGCGCTGCAGCCATCGGAAGCCATCAGGGCCCAAGGAGTCCTCAACCCCGCAGCAGATGATCAACAAGCCTCCAGCACCAACGCCGACGTCGCACATCCATTGACATGGCCCGGCTTCCCCAACATCCCGGGcttcccgccgctgccgccattgccgccacACCCCGGCTGTCCACCCCTGCCTCCGATCCCGGGCCTCCCAGTGCCTCCGATCCCCGGCCTCCCAATCCCAGCCGTCAATCCGCCGCCTCaatcccctcctcccccaacTCCAGTTGCAATCCCACCGCCATCGACCCCATTGACGCCTCCCCCTGTGTCAATCCCACCACCACCGACGACGCCATTGACGCCTCCCCCAGCTGTGTCAACCCCGCCTCCGTCATCGCCGTCGCCATCGCAACCGAAGGAGTGCCTGCCGTCGTTGATGGGGCTGAATCCGTGCATGGGCTACCTCACCAACACCAGCGTGTCGTCGCCTCCGACGGCGTGCTGCGACGGCTTCAAGTCGCTCGTCGACACCGCCCCCATCTGCCTCTGCCACGGCCTCAACGGCGACATCAACACGCTCATGCCCGCGCCCATGGACTCCATGCGCATGATGTCCCTCCCGGGCGACTGCAACGTCCCGCTCCCGCTGCAGGCGCTTGCCCAGTGCTCAT CGCCAAATGTACCGCCGTTGAgggctcctgctcctgcggcaCCTCCATCTCCAA AGTCGTCACCGTAA
- the LOC100835611 gene encoding cysteine-rich receptor-like protein kinase 10, producing the protein MKEAGIGMVVVLLLLLFLSRPLAADDAYSEYSCNGTSGHYTARDAFGANLERLTAALPADASAAPSLFASATVGTGPDTVFGLALCRGDITDARACSGCLDDAFRKLRGLCAGIRDATFYQDLCTLRYSGEDFPARPDDNGPVINAMDVNGSTYAGWDSRNATSRSTFLSLVGTLFSEMSMYGAYNSTARRFATAAMYVNPTLPTVYGLAQCTPALSPAQCWHCFQGLEALNRQWYDGREGGRILGVRCNFRYEAYQFFAGSPVVKIGFSDAPQSSPTAKGSNGSNHKMILIIVLCVSISVLCSLLVGCLLLIIRRVRKGGGKTKLPHLQPHSRSSSKTEEALKLWKIEESSSEFTLYDFPKLAAATDDFSEDNRLGRGGFGPVYKGTLPDGTEVAVKRLSAQSGQGLVEFKNEIQLIAKLQHTNLVKLLGCCVQEEEKMLVYEYLPNRSLDFFIFDQERGPSLGWKKRRHIIEGIAQGLLYLHKHSRVRIIHRDLKASNILLDGDLNPKISDFGMARIFGSNMTEANTNRVVGTYGYMAPEYASEGIFSVKSDVFSFGVLLLEIVSGKRNSGHQHYGEFVNLLGYAWQMWMEGRGLELVEPTLGECGEVASIMRCIKVALLCVQDSATDRPTMTEATAMLGNHGVPLPDPRRPPHFDLRVNSGDDDDDDEEEGGSGQDVVRAGSHFTGSCSTNDVTISTIQEGR; encoded by the exons ATGAAAGAGGCCGGCATCGGCATGGttgtcgtcctcctcctcctccttttcctATCCAGGCCGCTCGCGGCCGACGACGCCTACTCGGAGTACTCCTGCAATGGCACCAGCGGACACTACACGGCGCGCGACGCCTTCGGGGCCAACCTCGAGCGCCTCACCGCGGCGCTCCCCGCAGACGCCTCCGCCGCACCGTCGCTCTTCGCGTCCGCGACCGTCGGCACCGGCCCTGACACCGTCTTCGGCCTCGCGCTCTGCCGCGGCGACATCACGGACGCCAGGGCATGCTCCGGCTGCCTCGATGACGCCTTCAGGAAGCTGCGGGGCCTCTGCGCTGGCATCAGGGACGCCACGTTCTACCAAGACCTCTGCACGCTCCGCTACTCGGGCGAGGACTTCCCGGCGCGTCCCGACGACAACGGTCCCGTGATCAACGCCATGGACGTGAACGGGTCGACGTACGCCGGGTGGGACAGCCGCAACGCCACGTCCCGGAGCACCTTCCTGTCGCTGGTGGGCACCCTGTTCTCGGAGATGTCCATGTACGGCGCCTACAACTCCACGGCGCGCCGgttcgccaccgccgccatgtACGTCAACCCGACGCTGCCGACGGTGTACGGGCTCGCGCAgtgcacgccggcgctctCCCCGGCCCAGTGCTGGCACTGCTTCCAGGGCCTCGAGGCGCTGAACCGCCAGTGGTACGACGGCCGCGAGGGCGGCCGCATCCTCGGCGTCCGCTGCAACTTCCGCTACGAGGCCTACCAGTTCTTCGCCGGTTCCCCGGTTGTCAAGATTGGCTTCTCTGATGCTCCCCAATCTTCGCCTACAGCTAAAGGAAGCAACG GAAGCAATCACAAGATGATCTTAATAATTGTTCTATGCGTGTCGATTTCGGTGCTCTGTTCTCTCTTAGTCGGGTGCCTTCTGCTGATCATCAGAAGAGTAAGAAAAGGAGGAG GGAAGACGAAATTACCCCATCTACAACCACATTCCAGAAGCAGCTCGAAAACAGAGGAAGCGCTGAAGCTGTGGAAGATCGAGGAGAGCAGCTCAGAGTTCACGCTGTACGACTTCCCCAAGCTGGCTGCCGCCACGGATGACTTCTCCGAAGACAACCGGCTCGGAAGAGGCGGCTTCGGGCCTGTTTACAAG GGTACGTTGCCTGATGGAACCGAGGTGGCGGTGAAGAGGCTGTCGGCGCAGTCCGGGCAAGGGCTGGTAGAGTTCAAGAACGAGATCCAGCTGATCGCCAAGCTGCAGCACACGAACCTGGTGAAGCTCCTGGGGTGCTGcgtgcaggaggaggagaagatgcTGGTGTACGAGTACTTGCCCAACAGAAGCCTAGACTTCTTCATCTTCG ACCAAGAGAGAGGGCCGTCGCTGGGTTGGAAGAAACGGCGGCACATAATCGAAGGGATCGCGCAGGGGCTGCTGTACCTGCACAAGCACTCCCGCGTGCGCATCATCCACCGGGACCTCAAGGCCAGCAACATTTTGCTGGACGGAGATCTGAACCCCAAGATCTCCGACTTCGGCATGGCCAGGATCTTCGGCTCCAACATGACGGAGGCCAACACCAACAGGGTCGTCGGCACCTA CGGTTATATGGCCCCTGAGTACGCTTCCGAGGGCATCTTCTCGGTGAAGTCTGACGTGTTCAGCTTTGGTGTGCTGCTGCTTGAGATCGTGAGCGGCAAAAGGAACAGCGGCCACCAACACTACGGGGAATTCGTCAACCTCCTTGGCTAC GCATGGCAGATGTGGATGGAAGGGAGAGGGTTGGAGCTTGTGGAGCCGACGCTGGGGGAATGCGGCGAGGTGGCGAGCATAATGCGGTGTATCAAGGTGGCGCTGCTGTGCGTTCAGGACAGCGCGACGGACCGGCCGACGATgacggaggcgacggcgatgCTGGGCAACCACGGGGTGCCGCTGCCGGAcccgaggcggccgccgcacTTCGACCTGCGGGTCAacagcggcgacgacgacgatgacgacgaggaggagggcgggtCGGGTCAGGATGTGGTGCGGGCGGGGTCGCACTTCACCGGATCGTGCAGCACCAACGACGTGACCATCAGCACCATCCAAGAAGGAAGGTAG